A genome region from Bacteroidetes Order II. bacterium includes the following:
- the recA gene encoding recombinase RecA, with the protein MAKNSISRAESGASTEDAKRKSLLMALQKIEKDHGKGTIMRLGDSPATKIEAISTGSLALDFALGIGGVPRGRIIEIYGPESSGKTTLATHVVAEAQKAGGICAIIDAEHAFDPTYAKKLGVNIDDLLISQPDNGEQALEICDTLVRSGAMDVVVIDSVAALVPRAEIEGEMGDSFMGVHARLMSQALRKLTGMISRTRTVVIFINQLRDKIGVMFGSPETTTGGRALKFYASVRLDIRRIAAIKEGSDVVGNRTKVKVVKNKVAPPFKEVEFDIIYGEGISALSELIDIALEHKIISKSGSWFSYGEIRIGQGRDATKEWLLKNDQYRSEIKDKIKTLLNKDSEIAPVTPEELAEANLDAEDDDLWDLDD; encoded by the coding sequence ATGGCAAAGAACTCAATCTCCCGTGCCGAATCTGGCGCATCTACCGAAGACGCAAAACGCAAATCCTTGCTAATGGCCCTTCAGAAAATCGAAAAAGATCATGGAAAAGGAACCATCATGCGGCTTGGTGACAGTCCTGCCACCAAAATTGAAGCCATTTCTACAGGCTCTTTGGCCTTAGACTTTGCACTGGGAATTGGCGGCGTGCCACGGGGACGGATCATTGAGATATATGGGCCGGAGTCTTCGGGGAAAACAACCTTGGCCACCCATGTGGTAGCAGAAGCCCAAAAAGCTGGCGGGATCTGTGCCATCATTGATGCCGAACACGCTTTTGATCCTACTTATGCCAAAAAATTAGGGGTCAATATAGATGACCTTTTAATTTCCCAGCCGGATAATGGTGAACAAGCCCTCGAAATCTGTGACACGCTGGTGCGTTCTGGTGCGATGGATGTTGTGGTGATAGATTCGGTGGCTGCGCTTGTGCCGCGTGCAGAGATAGAAGGTGAAATGGGTGACAGTTTTATGGGGGTTCATGCCCGCCTTATGAGTCAGGCTCTACGCAAGTTAACTGGGATGATCAGCCGCACACGCACCGTCGTAATTTTCATCAACCAATTGCGGGATAAGATTGGGGTCATGTTTGGTAGTCCTGAGACCACCACTGGGGGGCGTGCACTTAAGTTTTACGCCTCGGTTAGGCTCGACATTCGCCGTATTGCAGCAATTAAAGAAGGCTCTGATGTCGTGGGAAACCGTACAAAGGTGAAAGTGGTCAAAAACAAAGTGGCACCGCCTTTCAAAGAAGTGGAATTTGACATCATCTATGGCGAAGGCATTTCGGCATTAAGCGAACTGATTGATATTGCACTGGAACATAAAATTATCAGCAAGAGCGGATCATGGTTCTCTTATGGTGAGATTCGTATCGGGCAAGGACGGGATGCCACAAAAGAATGGTTGCTCAAAAATGACCAGTACCGGAGCGAAATCAAAGATAAAATTAAAACCTTGCTCAACAAAGACAGCGAAATAGCACCCGTCACACCGGAAGAACTTGCTGAAGCCAATTTAGATGCCGAAGACGATGATTTGTGGGACCTTGACGACTAA
- a CDS encoding carboxypeptidase regulatory-like domain-containing protein, producing the protein MLMKTALSSSFLRLTGFLLFLLPLSLRAQSTEWSVLVSGIPSNPPNTVSSLLDLLDSGKITVSVRYTGSSSPTVYVNVLVTSDYTGAAGVATNGLGTALDRARSLGLNTSRVLATAFSAAHTMQKGPFSEVRTLRNWADDLSWRTNYDPKLRNTLIQTNALPEGQHGLYVWLSTKSDGQGDLLAEYTYSTQFSSPEPPILLSPQHQTTLREAYPRFSWQTATASYPMGDVFYRLRIVEVLPGQSNEQALRTNADYFATSIKNATQLAYPADALKFEHGRTYAWEVAALDADSQPIATRFRSEAFTFSYSDPQEQGYIIALKPSKSNFRAGDRLLAQAQLEPSPQKDAGAWNALGVEKVVITDEKFDMADLQTPGVFDRLMLSVSPGFTPSREVLLLQNQAIQSTEWLLDDVGQSYVLAWRFMGKTASGNQYSTVQYVLVRSSAPVQLRLAEAGGQTPKTTNDPLPFSFTKLPDTGWSGLTVKALLYPIPEGADENTTAQTLFGQFSTLYNQPPPGIQTWQQVLAGATNGVLSLPANDLEGPVFVAFRVEGMVNNQIVRSGVGLYKLTQPPSNLVLRRIAGIITNLAGDPLGSYDVTLRFTTIIGQIRRAVTLNTRTDANGGYRFELEFPKLTAPNDRSPLPFELSVDGKAYYFSQVWQGSLRGQNIENIDFTLSPDRQDFVFMGDVEDEAGFNVEDAQVFFQTRNAGLGIAATWEPLQPYTAQTIGNGKFQIRYSFPTAQTPTEANPKEFRLRIVPPANLIGKLLERTYTGFLTGRDILNFAVELPGVGGQITGRLERMETGLAMTNGVAELRDTNGQTLQRSGLRSGTFTFQNLLPGTYNLYFVKNGYQSALHPHNPILAGGIRVNWADQINLQTLQAKPNDKPFYLSARNRDNEPAAATIFAMNTAQFQAFQSWRLMNTCASAMPLPALFTYHSVADANANAQQHLHLLPTLDGDFGETQYHFVYFLPGHGFRMRTIEATTDAPETQQIRLTACPTTISGIVRRNDTNEPVVDAFVQIQSGDLTYSQNTNADGLYVFQGISAGNYTITAQKTGIGSIRVAGIQVDAASQRQVDLMINRETGSLSGFVRDTNGVGRYDALVTINGLGRNTRTAADGSYRIDLVPLGEYRMTASSTGLRTATSQPTTISVNRTTTLNFSLEEVRGNVRLTIYGPQNVVIPNAVVEIPATNQSQRTDGNGVVLFEDIRAGSTTFRVSTPNGPFTPKTQTLNFAFLLSNEARASIFLNEGMVVRGVVRSNLGRPLSGVRVSMEGRPDLTTTTNDLGEYLLRGIAGFNGGTVAGVNIPASTPLILATKTGFQAGSQTVTFASGETVFADFTLQPAPFDRLLGFQIFVENLREENGRRFVSGAFTAVPNTPLLTLAPQIQLPFDELEIDANNRPIGGSARLSIGNLSLRLFGIEATLRGPNGQPLELIAQANGTGAIRGEILLQTDRLLSLIPGASATPILIPLPVSCNNGPCLTADGLSAFNADIVLPNLDWEIQLWGYSLQIQRLTLNRNGICLNGEIPVAGIQPIRFTGLCISPEGRVTGPTIPEFTFDISAFHFQLRTIRFDAGGLSAASGTIGINGLAANGGRLSINFRNLRISTQGQIVRADIEVPNNRLAIPGFPMNITSASFVTLGQDIALRFGGNIPLPDPIGRSLTLQSLEIAQSGAVSALLPANTRFDLAGIQVLLANMNLQVNGPNIRLDLGASLDFPIPGMPAPAAQMYFSHRNGNLSFGVNEIAVPRFSLGPVSLDNLRFGYQNQTFSGSLDMAIAGTMEVGGSFRYRDGRNYAFEVRNQTPIPLGPIELAGFTGGMSRQNDNWRFYLQNVQLGFPRTQDALALVGDLDVRLSNGGPRIEIDGRMTAASGQLTLGTAHLLLDVPRGRFEGNTTIGNPFGEPIRSVANAEGAVDIRAGWQPGGNDLQYWFVGARLDVDLFRVIEARGRMFAGANYRPFGDVDQRFRDYFNHHPTTNEVLNGIYVSGYSGGSLDLDIIEGGANQAVYFLYDWRQRRAAGGAYARVYGTFDVYVASLGASFDVKGEVSYNGRWDIQGRANSNLKGTVWPCDSNSSCSRWCAGCLGVSAELSYRNGKFDVDVDW; encoded by the coding sequence ATGCTCATGAAAACAGCCCTTTCTTCCTCCTTCTTGCGTTTGACGGGATTTTTACTCTTCCTCCTGCCCTTGTCGTTACGCGCACAATCCACAGAATGGTCGGTACTCGTTTCCGGCATCCCGTCCAATCCGCCCAATACCGTCAGTAGTCTATTAGACTTGTTGGACTCTGGTAAGATCACAGTTTCGGTACGTTATACTGGATCCAGCAGCCCAACGGTTTATGTGAATGTATTGGTCACCTCGGACTATACAGGGGCGGCGGGTGTGGCCACCAATGGTCTCGGGACGGCCCTCGACCGTGCAAGGTCTCTCGGTCTGAACACCTCACGGGTTTTGGCCACAGCCTTTTCGGCAGCCCATACCATGCAAAAAGGCCCCTTCTCCGAAGTCCGAACGTTAAGAAACTGGGCAGACGATTTAAGTTGGCGCACGAACTATGATCCCAAACTCCGGAATACCCTCATCCAAACCAATGCGCTTCCAGAAGGGCAGCATGGCCTCTATGTCTGGCTTTCCACCAAATCTGACGGTCAGGGTGATCTCCTCGCCGAGTACACCTACTCCACCCAATTTAGCAGCCCGGAGCCGCCCATTCTCCTTAGCCCGCAGCATCAGACAACCCTACGGGAAGCCTATCCGCGGTTTTCGTGGCAGACGGCGACCGCTTCGTATCCAATGGGTGATGTGTTCTACCGCCTCCGGATTGTAGAGGTGCTACCAGGGCAAAGTAACGAACAAGCCCTTCGCACCAATGCAGACTATTTTGCAACCAGTATCAAAAATGCCACCCAATTGGCCTATCCTGCCGATGCGCTAAAATTTGAGCATGGCCGCACTTATGCTTGGGAGGTGGCAGCATTGGATGCCGATAGCCAGCCTATTGCCACAAGATTCCGTAGCGAAGCCTTTACGTTTTCGTATTCCGATCCGCAAGAACAAGGATATATTATAGCCCTTAAGCCAAGTAAGTCAAATTTTCGAGCAGGCGACCGTTTGCTGGCTCAGGCGCAGTTAGAACCTTCTCCCCAAAAAGATGCAGGGGCATGGAACGCCTTGGGGGTGGAAAAAGTGGTGATAACCGACGAAAAATTTGATATGGCGGATCTGCAAACCCCCGGCGTTTTTGACCGATTGATGCTTTCCGTTTCACCCGGCTTCACGCCCTCACGCGAGGTACTATTACTCCAAAACCAAGCCATACAAAGTACCGAATGGCTCTTAGATGATGTGGGGCAGTCCTATGTCTTGGCTTGGCGTTTTATGGGAAAGACCGCCAGTGGCAACCAATACAGCACCGTACAATATGTACTGGTTCGGTCATCGGCTCCGGTACAGCTACGCCTTGCAGAAGCGGGAGGCCAAACGCCCAAAACCACGAACGATCCCCTGCCATTTTCCTTCACCAAACTGCCCGATACAGGATGGAGTGGCCTGACGGTCAAAGCACTTCTCTACCCCATTCCAGAAGGAGCCGACGAAAACACGACGGCACAAACCCTTTTCGGACAATTTAGTACCCTATACAACCAGCCGCCCCCCGGCATACAAACTTGGCAACAGGTATTGGCTGGCGCGACGAATGGTGTCTTATCCCTTCCGGCAAACGATCTGGAAGGCCCTGTATTTGTGGCATTCCGTGTAGAAGGCATGGTTAATAACCAGATCGTCCGCTCTGGGGTAGGCTTATATAAGTTAACCCAACCTCCTTCCAATCTTGTATTGCGCCGCATTGCCGGAATCATTACCAATCTCGCTGGAGACCCGCTGGGTAGTTACGATGTGACCCTACGGTTTACGACGATAATCGGACAAATCCGACGGGCAGTTACCTTGAACACCCGCACGGACGCCAATGGCGGCTACCGCTTTGAATTGGAATTCCCCAAATTAACGGCTCCTAATGATCGAAGTCCCTTGCCCTTTGAACTGTCGGTGGATGGTAAAGCCTATTATTTCTCCCAAGTATGGCAAGGTTCTTTGAGAGGGCAGAATATTGAAAATATAGACTTTACCCTCTCTCCGGATCGCCAAGATTTTGTGTTTATGGGCGATGTGGAAGACGAGGCTGGGTTCAATGTAGAAGATGCGCAGGTTTTTTTCCAAACCCGAAACGCAGGATTGGGCATAGCAGCAACATGGGAACCCCTCCAGCCCTATACCGCACAGACCATTGGGAATGGCAAGTTCCAAATCCGCTACTCCTTCCCAACCGCGCAGACACCAACCGAGGCCAATCCAAAAGAATTTCGTTTGCGTATCGTCCCGCCCGCCAACCTGATAGGAAAGCTATTGGAACGCACCTATACGGGTTTTCTGACAGGCCGCGACATTCTGAATTTTGCGGTAGAACTGCCCGGAGTGGGCGGCCAAATTACCGGGCGCTTGGAACGTATGGAAACTGGCCTGGCTATGACCAATGGCGTAGCAGAATTGCGTGACACCAATGGGCAAACCCTTCAACGCAGTGGCTTACGAAGTGGCACTTTTACTTTCCAAAACCTATTGCCGGGTACGTATAACCTATACTTTGTCAAAAATGGCTATCAGTCGGCTTTACATCCGCACAATCCCATTTTGGCAGGTGGCATACGGGTAAATTGGGCAGACCAAATCAACCTTCAAACCCTTCAGGCCAAGCCGAATGACAAACCTTTTTATCTGAGCGCCCGTAACCGTGACAACGAGCCTGCCGCCGCTACCATTTTTGCCATGAACACTGCCCAATTCCAGGCATTTCAGTCTTGGCGGCTCATGAATACATGCGCTTCGGCGATGCCACTTCCAGCACTGTTTACCTATCATTCGGTGGCTGATGCCAATGCGAATGCGCAGCAACATCTGCACCTCCTCCCGACGTTAGATGGCGACTTTGGGGAAACCCAATACCATTTTGTGTATTTCCTCCCCGGTCATGGCTTCCGGATGCGGACAATTGAAGCCACAACCGATGCACCAGAAACACAGCAGATTCGGCTCACTGCTTGCCCAACTACCATTTCGGGCATTGTGCGTCGGAATGATACAAACGAACCTGTTGTGGATGCCTTCGTCCAGATACAATCTGGCGACTTGACGTATTCACAAAACACGAATGCAGACGGTTTATATGTTTTTCAAGGGATTTCAGCAGGAAATTATACGATCACAGCCCAAAAAACAGGTATTGGTTCCATTCGCGTTGCCGGTATTCAGGTAGATGCTGCTTCGCAACGTCAGGTGGATTTGATGATCAACCGCGAAACAGGGAGCCTTTCTGGTTTTGTGCGAGATACCAACGGCGTTGGGCGCTATGATGCCCTTGTGACAATCAATGGTTTGGGGCGAAATACCCGTACCGCCGCAGATGGCAGTTACCGGATAGACCTTGTACCGCTCGGCGAGTATCGCATGACCGCTTCTTCTACAGGACTACGAACGGCCACCTCGCAACCAACGACGATTTCCGTGAACCGAACCACCACCCTCAACTTCAGTCTGGAGGAAGTGCGGGGCAATGTTCGCTTAACCATTTATGGGCCACAAAATGTGGTCATTCCAAATGCAGTCGTAGAAATTCCCGCTACAAACCAGAGTCAGAGAACCGACGGGAATGGGGTCGTCCTATTTGAAGACATACGGGCGGGATCCACAACCTTCCGTGTTTCTACCCCAAACGGCCCGTTTACGCCCAAGACCCAAACCCTCAACTTTGCGTTCCTGCTCTCGAACGAAGCAAGGGCTTCTATTTTCTTAAACGAAGGCATGGTTGTGCGCGGCGTTGTCCGAAGCAACCTTGGAAGGCCACTTTCGGGTGTACGGGTGAGCATGGAAGGCCGCCCCGATCTCACGACCACCACCAATGATTTAGGTGAATACCTCTTGCGGGGTATCGCGGGATTCAATGGCGGAACCGTTGCAGGCGTAAATATTCCGGCCTCCACACCGCTGATATTGGCCACCAAAACAGGATTTCAAGCAGGTTCCCAAACGGTTACTTTTGCTTCCGGAGAAACCGTATTTGCCGATTTTACCCTACAACCAGCCCCCTTCGACCGCTTGTTGGGTTTCCAAATCTTCGTGGAAAACCTGCGGGAAGAAAATGGCCGTCGCTTTGTTTCGGGTGCGTTTACAGCCGTTCCCAATACCCCACTTCTCACGTTAGCCCCACAAATACAGTTACCCTTCGACGAGCTTGAAATAGATGCCAATAACCGTCCTATTGGTGGCAGCGCCCGGCTTTCGATAGGGAACTTGTCGCTACGCCTGTTTGGTATCGAAGCAACCTTACGTGGGCCTAATGGCCAACCGCTAGAATTGATCGCACAAGCCAACGGTACAGGCGCTATCCGAGGGGAAATCCTGCTACAAACAGACCGCCTGCTCTCATTGATTCCGGGGGCATCGGCCACGCCCATCCTCATTCCGCTTCCAGTTTCTTGCAACAATGGCCCGTGTCTTACAGCAGATGGCCTCTCGGCATTTAATGCAGATATTGTGCTACCTAACTTAGACTGGGAGATCCAGTTATGGGGATATAGCCTTCAAATACAACGCCTTACCCTCAATAGAAATGGTATCTGTTTAAATGGTGAAATACCCGTGGCAGGCATACAACCCATTCGGTTTACGGGGCTTTGTATCTCGCCCGAAGGCCGGGTTACTGGGCCAACCATCCCTGAATTTACCTTCGACATTTCGGCCTTCCACTTCCAACTACGCACCATTCGTTTTGATGCCGGAGGATTGAGCGCCGCCAGTGGCACCATTGGCATCAACGGCCTGGCCGCAAATGGGGGCCGCCTCTCCATCAACTTCCGAAACCTGCGCATTTCCACACAAGGACAAATTGTGCGTGCAGACATCGAGGTTCCGAACAATCGGCTGGCCATTCCGGGCTTTCCTATGAATATCACATCCGCCAGCTTCGTAACCTTGGGACAAGACATTGCCCTACGCTTTGGGGGGAATATCCCTCTACCGGACCCAATAGGCCGCAGCCTGACTCTACAATCTCTCGAAATTGCACAAAGCGGCGCGGTTTCCGCACTACTTCCTGCCAACACTCGTTTTGATCTAGCGGGCATTCAGGTCTTGCTCGCTAATATGAACCTACAAGTCAATGGGCCGAATATCCGCTTGGATTTAGGAGCCAGCTTAGATTTCCCGATTCCCGGAATGCCTGCACCTGCTGCCCAAATGTATTTCAGCCACCGAAACGGCAACCTCAGTTTTGGGGTAAACGAGATCGCTGTGCCACGATTTAGTCTGGGGCCTGTAAGTTTAGACAACCTACGGTTTGGATACCAAAATCAGACCTTCTCTGGTAGTTTAGATATGGCGATTGCTGGAACAATGGAAGTAGGTGGCTCTTTTCGGTATCGGGATGGCCGTAACTATGCCTTCGAGGTGCGGAACCAAACTCCTATTCCACTCGGCCCCATAGAACTGGCAGGATTTACGGGTGGGATGAGCCGCCAAAACGACAATTGGCGCTTTTATCTGCAAAATGTACAATTGGGCTTCCCCCGTACCCAAGACGCGCTGGCTTTAGTGGGTGACTTAGACGTGCGCCTATCAAATGGGGGGCCGCGTATCGAAATAGACGGACGTATGACCGCCGCTTCCGGACAACTCACCTTAGGAACAGCCCACTTGTTGTTGGATGTACCACGAGGACGTTTTGAAGGCAATACCACCATCGGAAATCCTTTTGGTGAACCGATTCGCTCCGTCGCCAATGCTGAGGGAGCCGTAGATATTCGGGCAGGATGGCAACCTGGTGGCAACGACCTGCAATACTGGTTTGTAGGCGCACGATTGGATGTGGACTTGTTTAGGGTTATCGAGGCCAGAGGGCGGATGTTTGCCGGAGCCAATTATCGTCCCTTTGGCGATGTAGATCAACGTTTCCGAGATTATTTCAACCACCATCCCACTACAAATGAGGTACTGAATGGGATTTATGTCTCTGGCTATAGTGGAGGAAGTTTAGACTTAGATATTATCGAAGGTGGTGCCAATCAGGCCGTTTACTTTTTGTACGACTGGCGGCAACGACGCGCCGCCGGTGGGGCTTATGCACGGGTCTATGGTACGTTCGATGTTTACGTGGCTTCGCTCGGTGCTTCTTTCGATGTGAAAGGAGAGGTCAGTTACAATGGGCGTTGGGATATCCAAGGACGTGCAAACTCAAATCTAAAAGGAACCGTTTGGCCCTGCGATAGCAATTCTTCTTGTTCTCGTTGGTGTGCAGGGTGCTTGGGCGTAAGCGCCGAGTTAAGCTACCGAAATGGCAAGTTTGATGTGGATGTGGATTGGTAA
- a CDS encoding serine/threonine protein kinase → MYSPERWKRIKTVFEQALDLPVSDRLVFLAQEAKEDAELEQEVLRLLAAEAGAATFLEKPLLPQMVSEGQDLGPYRLEKRIGRGGMGQVFLAVRRDGAFDRKVALKLLRPGLNTDELLRRLHTERQILARLQHPHIAQMLDGGSTPWGDPYFTMEYVDGLPITQFCDANHKGVKERLALFRTVCAAVHYAHQNLVVHRDLKPSNILVTADGTVKLLDFGIAKVLAEDEKEAQTQTISQVMTPEYAAPEQVRGEAITTATDVYALGILLYELLTGQRPYVLHERALQEVVRIISDTDPMRPSDRVTDPATSHSLPQLNDEKTHHRKQLQRMLRGDLDNMVMMALRKEPIRRYASAEAFYTDIDRYLKGEPVAARPNTAGYVIRKFALRHKKGVGIAVAMLLLTIGFAFWHDYRITQERNHALEEAARATAVQNLLVGLFEKADPSQARGLDLSAREILDIGARVANEELTDQPHVKAEVLRVLGQVYAKLGEDGQAEAVLRAAYRVLKQNTQAPHISLARFYSTWGEWNQNMGYYAIADSLYRSADEMFAALHTENQPEFADLVHRRAYLAHDEGKMAEAEQFYKQALQLRRSLYPYKHPKVALSLNDYGGYLMNMGRYEEAKQMITEALHIRRAVYGEAPHPELAESFYNIGYLYFEMDESEKALPYYRQTLAIEEKLYAEDHVEIATTLNNLGGALLICDRYQDAFEVLSRALRIQEKALPPDHVNIAVTRRNLGFTFLGQQKLAEAEQQVRMAVAAKGNLNTYYQGVDLTLLARILVQRQQFNEAQTQLKTAEKLIREYLPPDHYRLSDVWIVWSEWANAQGRFSEAAHWAERAITSLEKQPKENRNYLADARAAWGEALIGQQKFAEAERALQQVVAHYQSPDRDAPIRKQKAIAALQAFYRKRG, encoded by the coding sequence ATGTATAGTCCTGAACGCTGGAAGCGCATCAAAACGGTATTTGAGCAGGCGCTTGACCTTCCAGTATCCGATCGCCTTGTTTTTCTGGCTCAAGAAGCCAAAGAAGATGCCGAATTAGAGCAAGAAGTATTGCGCCTTTTGGCTGCAGAGGCAGGCGCGGCCACTTTTTTAGAGAAGCCTTTGTTGCCACAAATGGTCTCGGAAGGGCAAGATCTTGGCCCCTATCGGTTAGAAAAACGCATCGGACGGGGAGGCATGGGGCAGGTCTTCCTTGCGGTACGTCGGGATGGTGCCTTCGACCGGAAGGTTGCCCTAAAGCTCTTGCGGCCCGGTCTGAATACCGATGAGCTGTTGCGCCGCCTACACACCGAACGCCAGATTTTGGCCCGTTTGCAGCACCCCCATATTGCCCAGATGCTGGACGGTGGCAGTACGCCTTGGGGCGATCCTTATTTCACGATGGAGTATGTGGACGGGCTGCCGATTACCCAGTTCTGCGACGCAAACCACAAAGGCGTAAAAGAACGGTTGGCCCTTTTTAGAACCGTTTGCGCCGCCGTCCATTATGCCCACCAAAATTTGGTGGTTCACCGCGACCTGAAGCCCTCTAACATCTTGGTTACGGCAGACGGAACGGTAAAATTATTGGATTTTGGTATTGCGAAAGTATTGGCCGAAGACGAAAAAGAAGCCCAAACCCAGACCATTTCTCAGGTGATGACCCCCGAATATGCCGCCCCCGAACAAGTCCGTGGCGAAGCCATCACCACCGCCACCGATGTCTATGCACTCGGTATCCTTCTCTACGAACTACTCACCGGACAACGGCCTTATGTCCTTCATGAACGCGCTTTACAAGAAGTGGTGCGCATCATCAGCGATACCGATCCCATGAGGCCCTCCGACCGTGTGACAGATCCGGCTACCTCCCACTCATTGCCCCAATTGAACGACGAGAAGACCCACCACCGGAAGCAATTGCAGCGTATGTTGCGTGGTGACTTGGACAATATGGTGATGATGGCCCTACGAAAAGAGCCAATACGGCGGTATGCCTCGGCGGAGGCTTTTTATACAGACATTGACCGCTACTTAAAAGGAGAACCCGTAGCAGCACGCCCTAATACCGCAGGATATGTCATCCGCAAATTTGCGCTTCGTCACAAAAAAGGGGTGGGAATTGCTGTTGCCATGTTGCTTTTGACGATTGGTTTTGCCTTTTGGCACGATTACCGCATTACACAAGAGCGAAACCATGCGCTTGAAGAAGCTGCCCGTGCAACTGCTGTTCAAAACTTGTTGGTAGGGCTGTTTGAAAAAGCGGATCCGTCTCAGGCACGAGGATTAGACCTTAGCGCCCGCGAAATCTTAGACATAGGCGCACGGGTGGCCAACGAGGAGTTAACCGATCAGCCGCATGTCAAAGCCGAGGTGTTGCGGGTACTGGGGCAGGTCTATGCCAAATTGGGCGAAGACGGGCAAGCAGAAGCCGTCTTGCGTGCGGCATACCGCGTACTAAAACAAAACACCCAAGCCCCACATATCTCGCTGGCAAGGTTCTATTCTACGTGGGGCGAGTGGAACCAAAACATGGGGTATTATGCCATTGCCGACTCGCTCTACCGTAGCGCCGACGAGATGTTTGCGGCGTTACATACCGAAAACCAGCCGGAGTTTGCAGACTTGGTACACAGGCGGGCCTACTTAGCACATGATGAAGGCAAAATGGCCGAAGCAGAGCAGTTTTATAAACAGGCCCTCCAATTGCGCCGAAGCCTCTATCCTTATAAACACCCCAAAGTGGCCCTCTCGCTCAACGATTATGGCGGCTACCTCATGAATATGGGGCGCTACGAGGAGGCCAAACAAATGATTACAGAAGCACTGCACATCCGACGCGCCGTTTATGGCGAGGCCCCACATCCCGAATTAGCTGAAAGTTTCTACAACATCGGATACCTCTACTTTGAAATGGATGAATCCGAAAAAGCCCTGCCCTATTACCGTCAAACCCTTGCCATCGAGGAAAAACTTTATGCCGAAGACCATGTAGAAATTGCCACAACCCTAAACAATTTAGGCGGGGCACTCTTGATCTGCGACCGATACCAAGACGCTTTCGAGGTGCTAAGCCGCGCACTTCGTATCCAAGAAAAAGCCCTGCCCCCCGATCATGTCAATATTGCGGTCACGCGACGAAATTTGGGGTTTACGTTTTTAGGCCAGCAGAAATTGGCCGAAGCCGAACAACAGGTACGCATGGCCGTTGCTGCCAAAGGAAACCTGAATACCTATTACCAAGGGGTGGATCTCACGCTTTTGGCCCGAATTTTGGTACAGCGGCAACAATTTAATGAAGCACAAACCCAGCTAAAAACCGCTGAAAAACTCATTCGGGAGTACTTACCACCAGACCACTACCGATTAAGCGATGTATGGATTGTGTGGTCGGAGTGGGCCAATGCACAAGGCCGATTTTCGGAAGCTGCACATTGGGCAGAACGCGCCATTACCTCCTTGGAAAAACAACCCAAAGAGAACCGCAATTATCTGGCCGATGCCCGTGCTGCATGGGGAGAAGCCCTAATCGGCCAGCAAAAATTTGCCGAAGCCGAGCGTGCCTTACAGCAAGTGGTGGCCCACTATCAGTCGCCAGACCGCGATGCTCCGATTCGTAAACAAAAAGCAATAGCCGCACTTCAAGCGTTTTATCGGAAAAGGGGATAA
- a CDS encoding sigma-70 family RNA polymerase sigma factor has translation MPITQLLQHVRAGDPSSHAQLLPLIYEELRHIAHRQLSGERAQTLMTTDLVHEAWLRLVDAPLQNLNDRLHFFAVAARAMRQVLVDAARRRNAAKRGGSLQPMPIEDAADWLSEHKSEALLALNDALEQLQEMDERMASIVELRYFGGLTIAETAKLLQVSDSTVKRDWETAKVWLFSELKGIPLDL, from the coding sequence GTGCCCATTACACAACTGCTCCAGCATGTACGGGCCGGAGACCCCAGTTCCCACGCACAACTCTTGCCCTTGATCTACGAGGAGTTGCGGCATATTGCACACCGTCAACTTTCGGGAGAACGCGCCCAGACCTTGATGACCACCGATTTGGTGCATGAGGCTTGGCTACGCTTGGTGGATGCACCTTTGCAAAACCTAAACGACCGCCTGCACTTCTTTGCGGTGGCCGCACGCGCCATGCGTCAGGTTTTGGTGGATGCAGCGCGACGGCGGAATGCAGCCAAACGAGGCGGAAGCCTGCAACCCATGCCGATAGAAGATGCGGCAGACTGGCTCTCCGAGCATAAATCGGAGGCATTGCTTGCGTTGAACGATGCGTTGGAACAGTTACAAGAAATGGATGAACGCATGGCCAGCATCGTGGAACTCCGCTATTTTGGAGGGTTAACCATTGCAGAAACCGCGAAATTATTACAGGTCTCGGATTCTACGGTAAAGCGCGATTGGGAAACCGCCAAGGTCTGGCTTTTTTCCGAATTAAAGGGCATTCCATTAGATCTTTAG